In one window of Desulforhabdus amnigena DNA:
- a CDS encoding MTH1187 family thiamine-binding protein: protein MAIVEISVVPLGISGCSLSTHVAKVLSVLKESSLQYELTAMGTIISGDLDEIWNVLKKMHESVFSSDVCRVLTQIKIDDRRDRKATPEQKIRSVMEKLSKG from the coding sequence ATGGCGATTGTAGAAATCAGCGTTGTTCCTCTTGGAATCTCGGGGTGCAGTCTGAGCACACACGTTGCCAAGGTGTTGAGCGTCCTCAAAGAGAGTTCCCTGCAATACGAACTGACTGCCATGGGAACGATCATTTCCGGGGACCTCGATGAAATCTGGAATGTTCTCAAGAAAATGCATGAAAGCGTTTTTTCATCCGACGTCTGTCGAGTTCTCACCCAAATCAAAATCGATGATCGGCGAGATCGAAAGGCCACTCCCGAACAGAAAATTCGATCTGTGATGGAAAAACTTTCGAAAGGATAA
- a CDS encoding KH domain-containing protein: MKELVEYLVKSLADRPEEVILEEHEDDETVFLELKIAPDDLGKIIGKGGNTINAIRTVVQAAASSHKKRAKLDVVS; encoded by the coding sequence ATGAAGGAACTGGTTGAATATTTGGTGAAGTCTTTAGCGGACCGCCCGGAAGAAGTCATATTGGAAGAACACGAAGATGACGAGACGGTATTCCTGGAACTCAAGATTGCGCCGGACGACTTGGGAAAGATCATTGGAAAGGGTGGAAATACGATCAATGCCATTCGAACCGTTGTTCAAGCGGCAGCCTCCAGCCATAAAAAGCGGGCAAAACTCGACGTTGTCAGTTAG
- a CDS encoding Lon protease family protein, producing the protein MPKQFPELSVNKLRAQIDESLLPFETTASLESLEKKVVGQDRAIDAIKFGMGMKTLDYNIFIAGPSKAGLTYMAKTFIEDQAKKEPTPPDWCYVYNFKEQDKPLSLRVTAGRGKQLKKDMNEFIQTLQAKIPEVFDSDDYRSKESEVHQGFEKQRREVIDELSQQAKDEGFILQFSQVGMVIIPANEEGEPMTQEDLRHLSDEEKTALREKSDALHEKMKEAIKRIREAENEFKEKHTKLDNEIALFVVGQLMDNIEEKYKDDEHVLDYLKMVQEDILENIEDFKKKPEAQQPQPGAAFPIPARETTFRKYDVNVLIDNSETEGAPVVIESNPAYPNLFGSIERQAWFGALFTDHTMIKPGSLHKANGGYLVMKALDLLKWYISYEAMKRALRDREIKIEDIGELYGLFSTRTIRPAPIPLNVKIILTGDPYIYQLLYTYDDRFQKLFKVKAHMDDQMERKDEAIVDCARMMSSFCKDHGLRHLDKSGVARVLEYSMELTENQEKLTLELGNISDLLKEANYFSSLDNSEFIQRKHVEEAIRKRIYRSNLIEERIKEYIEKDIFWVETEGEKVGQVNGLSVLMAGDHVFGKPNRITATVSVGREGMVSIDRESKMSGSTHTKGLMILTNLLKERFAQKYPISLTASLCFEQSYGMVDGDSASSTEFYVLVSAISKVPIRQGIAVTGSVSQKGEIQPIGGVNYKIEGFFDICKHKGLTGSQGVMIPSKNVRNLMLKQEVIDAVKEGKFHIWPVTTVEEGIEILTGMEAGKIQEDGTYPEGTVFRKVADRLQEITEIVKEFGKGSENGKKKEEESEGGCPHCGV; encoded by the coding sequence ATGCCAAAGCAATTTCCCGAACTATCTGTCAATAAATTGCGAGCCCAGATTGACGAGAGCTTACTCCCATTTGAAACGACGGCTTCCTTGGAATCCCTGGAAAAGAAGGTGGTGGGGCAAGACCGGGCCATCGATGCCATCAAGTTCGGTATGGGAATGAAAACGCTCGACTACAATATCTTTATCGCCGGACCGTCCAAAGCTGGTCTCACATATATGGCCAAGACATTCATAGAGGACCAGGCCAAAAAAGAGCCGACCCCTCCTGACTGGTGTTATGTCTACAACTTCAAGGAACAAGACAAGCCCCTGTCTCTCAGAGTTACTGCCGGTCGAGGAAAACAGCTCAAAAAAGACATGAATGAGTTCATTCAGACGCTTCAGGCCAAAATCCCTGAAGTCTTCGACAGCGACGATTACCGGTCAAAGGAAAGTGAAGTACATCAGGGTTTTGAAAAGCAAAGAAGGGAAGTGATCGATGAACTCTCTCAGCAGGCAAAAGACGAAGGTTTTATTCTCCAGTTTTCACAGGTAGGCATGGTCATTATCCCTGCCAACGAGGAAGGGGAACCCATGACGCAGGAAGATCTGCGTCATCTGAGCGATGAGGAAAAGACCGCCCTGAGAGAAAAGAGCGACGCACTTCATGAAAAGATGAAAGAGGCCATCAAGAGAATTCGAGAAGCCGAAAATGAATTCAAGGAAAAGCACACGAAACTGGACAATGAAATCGCTCTGTTCGTCGTGGGACAACTCATGGACAATATTGAGGAGAAGTACAAGGATGACGAGCATGTGCTTGATTACTTGAAGATGGTTCAGGAAGATATTCTTGAAAATATCGAAGACTTCAAGAAAAAGCCCGAAGCTCAGCAGCCTCAACCTGGAGCAGCGTTCCCCATCCCTGCGCGTGAAACGACATTTCGGAAGTATGATGTCAATGTGCTCATCGACAATTCGGAAACCGAGGGGGCCCCTGTCGTGATCGAATCGAACCCCGCGTATCCCAACCTTTTCGGGTCCATCGAAAGGCAGGCATGGTTCGGCGCCCTCTTCACAGATCACACGATGATCAAGCCGGGATCTTTACACAAGGCCAATGGCGGCTATCTGGTCATGAAGGCGCTGGACCTCTTAAAATGGTATATTTCCTACGAAGCCATGAAAAGAGCCTTGAGAGACCGGGAAATCAAGATCGAGGACATTGGTGAACTGTACGGTTTGTTCAGCACCCGCACGATTCGCCCTGCACCCATCCCCCTCAATGTCAAAATCATCTTGACGGGCGATCCGTACATCTATCAATTGCTCTACACTTATGACGATCGTTTCCAGAAGCTCTTCAAAGTGAAGGCCCATATGGACGACCAAATGGAGCGGAAGGACGAGGCCATCGTCGATTGCGCGAGAATGATGAGCAGCTTCTGCAAGGACCACGGTCTGCGCCATCTCGATAAGTCCGGTGTCGCCAGGGTGCTCGAATACAGCATGGAACTCACCGAAAATCAGGAGAAGCTCACGCTGGAACTGGGAAACATCAGCGACCTTCTCAAAGAAGCCAACTACTTTTCAAGCCTCGACAACTCAGAGTTCATTCAAAGAAAACATGTAGAAGAAGCGATTCGAAAGCGTATCTACCGGTCCAACCTCATCGAGGAACGAATCAAAGAGTACATCGAGAAAGACATCTTCTGGGTGGAAACAGAGGGAGAAAAGGTCGGACAGGTGAACGGGCTTTCCGTGCTTATGGCCGGCGATCATGTTTTCGGAAAGCCAAACCGCATCACGGCGACGGTTTCCGTTGGACGTGAAGGTATGGTTTCCATTGATCGCGAGTCCAAGATGAGCGGCAGCACCCATACCAAGGGGCTCATGATCCTCACCAACCTCCTTAAAGAACGTTTTGCCCAAAAGTATCCCATCTCCCTCACGGCTTCCCTCTGCTTCGAACAGAGCTACGGAATGGTGGATGGGGACAGTGCGTCCAGTACGGAATTCTACGTCCTTGTGAGCGCTATTTCCAAGGTTCCCATCCGGCAGGGGATCGCCGTAACAGGTTCCGTCAGCCAGAAAGGCGAAATTCAGCCTATCGGTGGAGTCAACTACAAGATAGAGGGTTTTTTCGACATCTGTAAGCACAAGGGGCTCACGGGAAGCCAGGGAGTTATGATCCCCTCCAAGAATGTTCGGAACCTTATGCTAAAACAGGAAGTCATCGACGCCGTAAAGGAAGGCAAGTTCCACATCTGGCCCGTTACGACCGTAGAAGAAGGCATTGAGATCCTTACAGGCATGGAAGCCGGTAAAATACAGGAAGATGGAACCTATCCCGAAGGCACGGTGTTCCGCAAGGTGGCTGATCGCCTCCAGGAGATCACCGAAATCGTCAAGGAGTTTGGAAAGGGAAGTGAAAACGGCAAGAAAAAGGAAGAGGAAAGCGAAGGAGGCTGTCCCCACTGCGGGGTATAA
- a CDS encoding 4Fe-4S dicluster domain-containing protein, whose product MKYWRIPLDADEIQVSRGIVHIIEERCKGCGYCIAYCPRDVLEISTKYNIKGYHPPVVGKPEACVNCHYCETICPDFAIYSVEAPPELEAEDQKRFSSH is encoded by the coding sequence ATGAAATACTGGCGCATTCCTCTGGATGCCGATGAAATTCAAGTTTCCCGTGGCATTGTTCACATCATTGAAGAAAGATGCAAAGGATGCGGTTACTGCATCGCATACTGCCCTCGAGATGTGCTTGAAATTTCTACAAAATACAATATCAAAGGGTATCATCCCCCTGTGGTCGGGAAGCCGGAAGCCTGTGTGAACTGCCATTATTGCGAAACCATCTGCCCGGATTTCGCCATCTATTCCGTTGAGGCCCCTCCGGAACTTGAAGCAGAGGATCAAAAGAGGTTTTCCTCTCACTGA